In a genomic window of Brassica rapa cultivar Chiifu-401-42 chromosome A10, CAAS_Brap_v3.01, whole genome shotgun sequence:
- the LOC103845042 gene encoding DNA-binding protein HEXBP, with protein MEKSTIQIEELDESDDFLLELAAIEAEAEAAASAAKRPKVAAVPEGPYMAALKGSKSEQWQLNPLNPASKSRGGSVNSNPGGSYGSEAGEQDFPEKNCPCGAGVCSILTSNTQKNPGRKFYKCPNREENGGCGFFQWCDAVQSSGTQPGSYGNTNESKFPDLQCPCGAGFSRVLTAKTGENIGRQFYRCPVFEGSCGFFKWCNDDAVKSSTTYSFTNNINLSESDTRGYQTAKTGSGTPCYKCGKEGHWARDCTAQSGNPPYETGPVQPSSAAGQCYKCGKEGHWARDCTAQSGIPSYETGTAKPSSAAGECYKCGKEGHWARDCTAQSGNLKSGAEQVKSSFSGGECYKCGKQGHWARDCTGQSGNQQFQSSGQGKPASSGGECYKCGKPGHWARDCTVAVQSTGVTGKRQRQY; from the exons aTGGAGAAAAGCACGATTCAGATCGAAGAGCTCGACGAATCTGATGATTTCCTTCTCGAACTCGCCGCTATCGAAGCGGAAGCGGAAGCGGCGGCGTCGGCGGCGAAACGCCCCAAGGTCGCTGCCGTACCGGAGGGACCTTACATGGCGGCTCTAAAGGGAAGCAAGAGCGAGCAATGGCAGCTGAATCCGCTCAATCCCGCCTCGAAATCTCGCGGCGGCTCCGTGAATTCTAACCCGGGCGGAAGTTATGGATCGGAGGCGGGGGAGCAGGATTTTCCGGAGAAGAACTGTCCCTGTGGAGCTGGTGTGTGCTCGATTCTGACGTCGAACACGCAGAAGAACCCAGGCCGAAAATTCTACAAATGCCCTAATAGAGAG GAAAACGGAGGTTGTGGGTTTTTCCAGTGGTGTGATGCGGTTCAGTCTTCCGGAACTCAGCCAGGTAGTTATGGGAACACTAACGAATCCAAGTTCCCTGATCTCCAGTGCCCGTGTGGTGCTGGATTCTCCCGTGTTCTCACTGCTAAAACTGGGGAAAACATTGGCAGGCAGTTCTATCGCTGTCCTGTTTTTGAG GGCTCTTGTGGTTTCTTCAAATGGTGCAATGATGACGCAGTCAAATCTTCTACAACGTATAGCTTTACCAATAACATCAACTTAAGTGAATCAGATACCAGAGGATATCAAACTGCGAAAACAGGCAGTGGCACACCCTGTTATAAGTGTGGGAAGGAAGGGCATTGGGCGAGAGACTGCACTGCTCAGTCTGGTAATCCGCCATATGAAACGGGACCGGTACAGCCTTCCTCTGCAGCTGGACAATGTTACAAGTGTGGGAAGGAAGGACATTGGGCAAGAGACTGCACTGCTCAGTCTGGTATTCCCTCGTATGAAACGGGAACGGCAAAGCCTTCCTCTGCAGCTGGAGAATGTTACAAATGCGGGAAGGAAGGGCACTGGGCGAGAGACTGCACTGCTCAATCTGGTAATCTGAAGTCTGGAGCAGAACAGGTGAAGTCCTCCTTTTCAGGTGGAGAGTGTTACAAATGCGGGAAGCAAGGACATTGGGCGAGAGACTGCACGGGTCAATCTGGTAATCAACAGTTTCAGTCATCAGGGCAAGGAAAGCCTGCGTCCTCGGGTGGAGAATGTTACAAATGCGGAAAACCAGGACACTGGGCAAGAGATTGCACTGTGGCTGTTCAATCCACAGGCGTTACAGGTAAAAGACAGAGGCAGTACTAG